CCCAGGGCCTGGACATCTCGGCCACCGAGGAGGTCTGGCGCAACCTCTTGTGCGCGCGAGAAAACGCGGGCGTGCTGCTGGTCACGGGCGACCTCTCCGAGGCCCTGCAACTCGCCGACCGCGTGGCGGTCATGTACCGGGGCCGGATCATGGACACCATCCCCACGGACGACGAGAAGCGCCTGGCCTCCATCGGGCTGCTCATGGCCGGCGTCAGGGAATAAACGTCCCTTCCAGCAGCCATCCCCAACCTTCCGCAAGCGACCGCAATCCTTCCGACGAGCCTGTTCACGCCGCCTTGACGCCGCCTTCCGACGCCGGGCGGACGGCCTAGTATCGCGTCCACGAAGAAGATTGGTACATTTCCCAACTATCATACTCGACACGTGAGCCGGACATCTGCCCGACTCCGCCACCAACGGCGGCGTGAACAAGCCGAAAACCACGTTTTCGGCGTAGCGGTCCTCCGCAAAATACGGTTTTGCGTATTTTGCGGACGTCACACTAGACCAACGGGTCAGGGCACGGGCAGCCTGAGCAGTGCAGCATTTCCGACCGCGCCACTGCGTCTTTTCATTCCCTTGCTTGGTTTTATGAAGATCCCCGGTTGACATACGCAAGATAGAATTGTAACAAGCCGTGCCACGAAATTAGTAATAAATATTACAAAGAGGTCTTTTTCCATCAACACGTGCGCGGCCATGCCGCGCCAGGGAGTTTCGCCATGCGCATTTTCGCAGCCCTGCTCCTCGGCCTGTCCCTTGCCGCCTTCTGCGCGGCTCCGGCCCTGGCCGCCAAAACCGAATTGACCTTCTCCTGGCCTTCCAATTGCGGGCCGCTCAATCCGCACCTCTACTCGCCCAACCAGATGTACGCCCAGGCCATGGTCTACGAGCCGCTGGTCCATTACGGCGACGACGGTTCGGTCGTGCCCTGGCTGGCCGAGAGCTTCGAGATCAGCCCCGACGGCACGCTTTACACCTTCCGCCTGCGGCCCGGCGTGGTCTTTTCCGACGGCGAGCCCTTCGACGCCAAGGCCGTGAAGATGAACGTGGACGCGGTGCTCTTGAACGCGAAGCGCCACTCGTGGCTCGAACTGATCAACCAGATCGAGGGCTGCGAGATCGTGGACGACATGACCGTGCGCCTGAAGCTCAAGAACCCCTATTATCCCATCCTGCAGGAGCTGGCGCTGATCCGGCCGCTGCGTTTCCTCTCGCCCGCGGCCATCCCCCCGGACGGCAACACCTCCATGGGCATCGCCGCGCCTGTCGGCACCGGCCCGTGGATTCTGGCCGAGAGCAAAAAAGGCGAATACGACGTCTTCGTGCGCAACGAGCGCTACTGGGGCCAAAAGCCCGCCCTGGAGAAAATCACGGTCAAGGTGCTGCCCGATCCCGAGTCGCGGGTCATCGCGCTGCAAACCGGCCAGATCGACCTGATCTACGGCGCGGGCGGCCACAGCGCAGCCCAGATCGGGCTTGAAGCCTTCGTCCGTCTCGAACGCGAGGGGCGCTTCTCCACGGGCGTCTCCGGTCCGCTCTCCTCGCGGTTGCTGGCCGTGAACTCGGCGCGTGGGCCCACGAGCGAGTTGCCCGTGCGTTTGGCCATTCAGCACGCCGTGGACAAAGACCTTCTGAACCAAGCCATCTTCCTGGGCGTCGAGAAGCAGGCCGACTTCCTCTTTACGCCGATCATGCCTTACTGCGACCTGGGACTTAAGCCTTTCGCCTATGACCGGGCCAAGGCAGAGCAGATCCTGGACGAGGCGGGCTGGACGCTCGCGCCGGGCGCACGCGTACGTGCAAAGGACGGCCGCGACTTGGTCGTGGACTTCTGCTTCACTGGCAACGACGCGCTGCATAAGGCCATCGCCGAAGCCTTGCAGGGCGAGCTGGCCAAGATCGGCATGCACCTGAACCTCATCGGCGAGGAGAGCGACTCCTTCCTCAAGCGCCAAAAGGACGGCGAGTTCGGCATGATCTTCAACGACACCTGGGGCGCGCCCTACGAGCCGCACGCCATGGTAGGCTCCATGCGCGCGCCGTCGCACGCCGACTACCAGGCCCAGGTGGGGCTGCCCATGAAGTCCGAGTTGGACCAAAAGATCACCCAGGTGCTCCTGACCACCGATGAGACGACGCGCCAGGCGATGTACCGCGACATCCTGACCACGCTGCACGAGCAGGCCGTGTATCTGCCCCTGACCTACATGACCTCGGTGCGCGCCCACAATCCGAAGCTTCAGGGCGTCGAATTCACGCCCATGCGCCAGATCATTCCCTTTGAGCGCATGCGCTGGGCCGACTAGCAGACCGCCCCAAAAGCCTCATCTGCTGTGTTGCTGCAAAAAGTTCAAACCCTCGCGTATGCGAAATACGCGTCGCCCTT
The Alkalidesulfovibrio alkalitolerans DSM 16529 genome window above contains:
- the nikA gene encoding nickel ABC transporter substrate-binding protein — its product is MRIFAALLLGLSLAAFCAAPALAAKTELTFSWPSNCGPLNPHLYSPNQMYAQAMVYEPLVHYGDDGSVVPWLAESFEISPDGTLYTFRLRPGVVFSDGEPFDAKAVKMNVDAVLLNAKRHSWLELINQIEGCEIVDDMTVRLKLKNPYYPILQELALIRPLRFLSPAAIPPDGNTSMGIAAPVGTGPWILAESKKGEYDVFVRNERYWGQKPALEKITVKVLPDPESRVIALQTGQIDLIYGAGGHSAAQIGLEAFVRLEREGRFSTGVSGPLSSRLLAVNSARGPTSELPVRLAIQHAVDKDLLNQAIFLGVEKQADFLFTPIMPYCDLGLKPFAYDRAKAEQILDEAGWTLAPGARVRAKDGRDLVVDFCFTGNDALHKAIAEALQGELAKIGMHLNLIGEESDSFLKRQKDGEFGMIFNDTWGAPYEPHAMVGSMRAPSHADYQAQVGLPMKSELDQKITQVLLTTDETTRQAMYRDILTTLHEQAVYLPLTYMTSVRAHNPKLQGVEFTPMRQIIPFERMRWAD